In Melanotaenia boesemani isolate fMelBoe1 chromosome 7, fMelBoe1.pri, whole genome shotgun sequence, a single window of DNA contains:
- the LOC121642699 gene encoding centrosome and spindle pole-associated protein 1-like isoform X1: MDEELESFIRERKARMAADKASLQQDPPYMQIKAEPHRAYGSTVKENIPPQFTAHGKDESCIVGLPLGVEYEKKKQRLQHQLRMDYRRFMSQKNHFDHEDPGALIFYDNRRPNKTTATLQLPLEDQASVFPKQTRGLRLAEVSSSSPEVDGGPASVLPRHRERREMPVEQNSEEDEEMESRRRSNLGTSYERSQSTGNDGRVKRENVVGVGREGRRPRSLRKHEDTEFVTGLLIGAADTDEALQRRKERYRHELQEQIAEQHRNKKREKDLELKVAATGANDPEKQPDRIRQFGLNRRRGPLLLEPLATGESGSSSRAAPSNKKREREMPPPEQPHVAFQSPLLEYSSALGLSPTGQPSAPSFPSAMDIPRNPVYLSHPPPLSEACRTPYGEPHQYYGTRNLLDPNMAYYSNLPVPSAGYPMSYWSGPPGGAVSSQFGDRSPHSLHSGCSFPEPSMYSCRPSNESAAVDSHASGFPPERSRSARDRILSYREALKQQIQEQQERRRLEQEERERYEARLEAEMKNHQPWGRGGGGAPLRDSTGNLIADLNRMHKLNEEAYSNPEQWQRRAMMARRAEQPDPNERVSGTVAECSNHDNSDRLPGFTHVHTPQFARGNVFSNQATEQQLQEQDKYKAYLKQQIEEKLRKKAEERERTRQEEEKEEKRLAEQRARIQREYEEEQERRKRKELEQKAKNEELIQLAEQRKMGAERKKKEEEEKENAALRRQYERERQTRVEEVCREPSPPIPTLQKKHGQQQNPPRPPTVDSQHSAAPFSERSLSGLESPPVPACRNQLRAAGTGKLMVVRVETSPDKDSLTVFSGHRHDLFSELSALRQQLRSEQKRLESRLQQEDWEDLDSPTSFRHRERPTVDVFDMARLRLQAPVRRPNSRNMEPRNLLRIHDSLQLKYRDGESRLQGTGLTSRRSRNYRDSHHQFSSQRSTVQDDYLDLSPSQQNDYQRNARGESERGFLLESESAFIDPLGDASPVPQAPELERIGMSARERRRLAKQSQRPQERGASSQRLGHHEDYPDHSGNQRQREAEPGGEWRSRNRTGRMMALSRRGNTAGPLDVSDEDSSPHSLNHQSSMETVATDPWTRPGTSDTLKCLDRPLRRHRPTT, encoded by the exons ATGGATGAGgagctggagagcttcatcAGAGAGCGCAAAGCGCGCATGGCCGCGGATAAAGCCAGTTTACAGCAAGACCCACCTTACATGCAAATAAAG GCTGAACCTCACAGAGCCTATGGGTCCACTGTTAAAGAGAACATCCCCCCCCAGTTTACAGCACATGGAAAAG ATGAGAGTTGCATTGTGGGTCTACCTCTGGGTGTGGAGTatgagaagaagaaacagaggcTGCAGCACCAGCTTCGTATGGACTACAGGCGCTTCATGTCTCAG AAGAACCACTTTGACCATGAAGACCCTGgagctttaattttttatgacaACAGACGACCCAACAAG ACCACAGCTACACTACAGCTCCCACTTGAAGACCAGGCGAGCGTTTTCCCCAAACAGACCAGAGGGCTGCGCCTCGCTGAGGTTAGCAGCTCCTCTCCCGAGGTGGACGGGGGGCCTGCATCAGTACTTCCCAGGCATCGTGAACGACGAGAGATGCCGGTGGAGCAGAATTCAGAGGAGGACGAGGAGATGGAAAGCAGAAGGCGAAGCAATCTGGGAACCAGTTATGAGAGAAGTCAATCCACTGGAAATGATGGCAG GGTAAAGAGGGAAAACGTCGTAGGTGTGGGCAGAGAAGGAAGGAGACCGAGATCGCTGCGCAAACATGAGGACACCGAGTTTGTCACTGGTCTGTTAATAG gaGCGGCCGATACAGACGAGGCTTTACAGCGGAGGAAGGAGCGTTACAGACACGAGCTGCAGGAGCAGATAGCCGAGCAGCACCGTAACAAGAAGAG GGAAAAAGACTTGGAGCTGAAAGTTGCTGCAACAGGAGCAAATGACCCCGAGAAACAG CCAGACCGGATCAGACAGTTTGGACTGAACAGGCGGAGGGGTCCTCTGCTTCTAGAGCCTCTAGCAACAGGAGAGAGTGGATCATCATCCAGAGCTGCACCCAGCAACAAGAAGAGGGAAAGAGAAATGCCTCCTCCTGAGCAGCCTCATGTTGCCTTCCAGTCCCCCCTGCTGGAGTACAGCTCCGCCCTCGGCCTGTCTCCCACCGGTCAGCCCTCTGCTCCGTCATTCCCAAGCGCCATGGACATTCCCAG AAATCCTGTGTATCTTTCTCATCCTCCTCCACTGAGTGAAGCTTGCAGAACCCCGTATGGAGAACCCCATCAGTACTACGGCACCAGAAACCTGCTGGACCCAAACATGGCCTACT ACAGTAACTTACCAGTTCCCAGTGCTGGGTACCCCATGTCCTACTGGAGCGGACCACCAGGGGGAGCTGTGTCCAGCCAGTTTGGTGACCGTAGCCCTCACAGTCTGCACAGTGGCTGCAGCTTCCCTGAGCCTTCAATGTA TTCCTGCCGTCCCAGCAATGAGAGCGCCGCTGTGGATTCTCATGCCAGCGGCTTCCCTCCAGAGAGATCCAGATCAGCCAGAGACAGGATTCTGAGCTACAGGGAGGCCCTGAAGCAACAG ATCCAGGAGCAACAAGAACGCAGGCGTCTGGAGCAGGAGGAGAGGGAGCGCTACGAGGCCCGGCTGGAGGCGGAGATGAAGAACCACCAGCCATGGGGGCGAGGTGGAGGAGGGGCCCCGCTGCGGGACAGCACTGGAAACCTCATTG CTGATCTCAATCGGATGCACAAGCTGAACGAGGAGGCCTACAGCAACCCGGAGcagtggcagaggagagccatGATGGCCCGTCGAGCAGAGCAGCCCGACCCCAACGAGAGGGTCTCTGGTACTGTAGCAGAGTGCAGTAACCATGACAATAGTGACAGGTTGCCTG GCTTCACTCACGTCCACACCCCCCAGTTTGCTAGAGGCAACGTTTTCTCCAACCAGGCCACcgagcagcagctgcaggagcaGGACAAGTACAAAGCTTACCTCAAACAGCAG ATTGAAGAGAAATTACGTAAAAAAGCAGAGGAGCGGGAACGAaccagacaggaggaggagaaagaggagaagaggctggCAGAGCAGAGGGCTCGCATCCAGAGGGAGTacgaggaagagcaggagaggaggaaacgCAAGGAACTGGAG CAAAAGGCCAAGAATGAGGAGCTGATTCAGCTGGCAGAGCAGAGGAAGATGGgagcagagaggaagaagaaagaggaggaggagaaggagaacgCAGCACTGAGGAGACAatatgagagagagaggcagacaCGAGTGGAGGAG GTCTGCAGGGAGCCTTCACCTCCGATCCCCACTCTGCAGAAGAAACATGGGCAGCAGCAGAACCCCCCCAGACCCCCCACCGTCGACAGCCAGCACTCTGCTGCTCCTTTTTCT GAGCGCTCTCTGTCGGGTCTGGAGTCCCCTCCTGTCCCTGCCTGCAGGAACCAGCTCAGAGCTGCAGGTACTGGAAAGCTAATGGTGGTCAGAGTGGAAACTTCTCCAGATAAAGACAGTCTGACTGTGTTTTCAGGACACCGCCATGACTTGTTCAGCGAGCTGTCAGCATTACGGCAGCAGCTTCGTAGCGAACAGAAACGCCTGGAGAGTCGTCTGCAGCAGGAGGACTGGGAGGACCTGGATTCTCCGACCAGCTTCAG ACATCGGGAGCGTCCCACTGTGGATGTGTTTGACATGGCCAGGCTCCGTCTCCAGGCTCCGGTCCGAAGACCGAACTCCAGAAACATGGAGCCCAGAAACCTGCTGCGTATCCACGACTCCCTTCAGCTCAAATACAGAG ATGGAGAGTCCAGGCTGCAGGGAACAGGTCTGACCAGCAGGAGGAGCCGCAACTACAGAGATTCTCACcaccagttcagcagccagagATCAACAGTCCAGGATG atTATTTAGATCTGTCCCCATCTCAGCAAAATGATTATCAG aggaATGCGAGGGGGGAATCTGAAAGAGGTTTTCTGCTTGAGTCGGAGAGCGCTTTCATTG ACCCGCTTGGTGACGCCTCCCCAGTGCCGCAAGCTCCAGAACTCGAACGGATCGGTATGTCGGCCcgggagaggaggaggctggCCAAGCAGTCGCAGCGCCCCCAG GAACGAGGCGCTTCCAGCCAGCGTCTCGGGCATCATGAAGATTATCCCGACCACTCAGGTAACCAACGGCAACGAGAAGCAGAGCCGGGCGGTGAGTGGAGGAGCCGGAACCGGACAGGACGTATGATGGCTCTCAGTCGTCGTGGCAACACAGCCG GACCGCTGGATGTGTCTGATGAGGACTCCTCCCCTCACAGTCTGAACCATCAGAGCTCCATGGAAACAGTCGCCACGGATCCCTGGACGCGACCGGGAACGTCAGACACGCTGAAATGTTTGGACCGACCTCTGAGGAGACACCGACCGACTACGTAG
- the LOC121642699 gene encoding centrosome and spindle pole-associated protein 1-like isoform X3 — translation MDEELESFIRERKARMAADKASLQQDPPYMQIKAEPHRAYGSTVKENIPPQFTAHGKDESCIVGLPLGVEYEKKKQRLQHQLRMDYRRFMSQKNHFDHEDPGALIFYDNRRPNKTTATLQLPLEDQASVFPKQTRGLRLAEVSSSSPEVDGGPASVLPRHRERREMPVEQNSEEDEEMESRRRSNLGTSYERSQSTGNDGRVKRENVVGVGREGRRPRSLRKHEDTEFVTGLLIGAADTDEALQRRKERYRHELQEQIAEQHRNKKREKDLELKVAATGANDPEKQPDRIRQFGLNRRRGPLLLEPLATGESGSSSRAAPSNKKREREMPPPEQPHVAFQSPLLEYSSALGLSPTGQPSAPSFPSAMDIPRNPVYLSHPPPLSEACRTPYGEPHQYYGTRNLLDPNMAYYSNLPVPSAGYPMSYWSGPPGGAVSSQFGDRSPHSLHSGCSFPEPSMYSCRPSNESAAVDSHASGFPPERSRSARDRILSYREALKQQIQEQQERRRLEQEERERYEARLEAEMKNHQPWGRGGGGAPLRDSTGNLIADLNRMHKLNEEAYSNPEQWQRRAMMARRAEQPDPNERVSGFTHVHTPQFARGNVFSNQATEQQLQEQDKYKAYLKQQIEEKLRKKAEERERTRQEEEKEEKRLAEQRARIQREYEEEQERRKRKELEQKAKNEELIQLAEQRKMGAERKKKEEEEKENAALRRQYERERQTRVEEVCREPSPPIPTLQKKHGQQQNPPRPPTVDSQHSAAPFSERSLSGLESPPVPACRNQLRAAGHRHDLFSELSALRQQLRSEQKRLESRLQQEDWEDLDSPTSFRHRERPTVDVFDMARLRLQAPVRRPNSRNMEPRNLLRIHDSLQLKYRDGESRLQGTGLTSRRSRNYRDSHHQFSSQRSTVQDDYLDLSPSQQNDYQRNARGESERGFLLESESAFIDPLGDASPVPQAPELERIGMSARERRRLAKQSQRPQERGASSQRLGHHEDYPDHSGNQRQREAEPGGEWRSRNRTGRMMALSRRGNTAGPLDVSDEDSSPHSLNHQSSMETVATDPWTRPGTSDTLKCLDRPLRRHRPTT, via the exons ATGGATGAGgagctggagagcttcatcAGAGAGCGCAAAGCGCGCATGGCCGCGGATAAAGCCAGTTTACAGCAAGACCCACCTTACATGCAAATAAAG GCTGAACCTCACAGAGCCTATGGGTCCACTGTTAAAGAGAACATCCCCCCCCAGTTTACAGCACATGGAAAAG ATGAGAGTTGCATTGTGGGTCTACCTCTGGGTGTGGAGTatgagaagaagaaacagaggcTGCAGCACCAGCTTCGTATGGACTACAGGCGCTTCATGTCTCAG AAGAACCACTTTGACCATGAAGACCCTGgagctttaattttttatgacaACAGACGACCCAACAAG ACCACAGCTACACTACAGCTCCCACTTGAAGACCAGGCGAGCGTTTTCCCCAAACAGACCAGAGGGCTGCGCCTCGCTGAGGTTAGCAGCTCCTCTCCCGAGGTGGACGGGGGGCCTGCATCAGTACTTCCCAGGCATCGTGAACGACGAGAGATGCCGGTGGAGCAGAATTCAGAGGAGGACGAGGAGATGGAAAGCAGAAGGCGAAGCAATCTGGGAACCAGTTATGAGAGAAGTCAATCCACTGGAAATGATGGCAG GGTAAAGAGGGAAAACGTCGTAGGTGTGGGCAGAGAAGGAAGGAGACCGAGATCGCTGCGCAAACATGAGGACACCGAGTTTGTCACTGGTCTGTTAATAG gaGCGGCCGATACAGACGAGGCTTTACAGCGGAGGAAGGAGCGTTACAGACACGAGCTGCAGGAGCAGATAGCCGAGCAGCACCGTAACAAGAAGAG GGAAAAAGACTTGGAGCTGAAAGTTGCTGCAACAGGAGCAAATGACCCCGAGAAACAG CCAGACCGGATCAGACAGTTTGGACTGAACAGGCGGAGGGGTCCTCTGCTTCTAGAGCCTCTAGCAACAGGAGAGAGTGGATCATCATCCAGAGCTGCACCCAGCAACAAGAAGAGGGAAAGAGAAATGCCTCCTCCTGAGCAGCCTCATGTTGCCTTCCAGTCCCCCCTGCTGGAGTACAGCTCCGCCCTCGGCCTGTCTCCCACCGGTCAGCCCTCTGCTCCGTCATTCCCAAGCGCCATGGACATTCCCAG AAATCCTGTGTATCTTTCTCATCCTCCTCCACTGAGTGAAGCTTGCAGAACCCCGTATGGAGAACCCCATCAGTACTACGGCACCAGAAACCTGCTGGACCCAAACATGGCCTACT ACAGTAACTTACCAGTTCCCAGTGCTGGGTACCCCATGTCCTACTGGAGCGGACCACCAGGGGGAGCTGTGTCCAGCCAGTTTGGTGACCGTAGCCCTCACAGTCTGCACAGTGGCTGCAGCTTCCCTGAGCCTTCAATGTA TTCCTGCCGTCCCAGCAATGAGAGCGCCGCTGTGGATTCTCATGCCAGCGGCTTCCCTCCAGAGAGATCCAGATCAGCCAGAGACAGGATTCTGAGCTACAGGGAGGCCCTGAAGCAACAG ATCCAGGAGCAACAAGAACGCAGGCGTCTGGAGCAGGAGGAGAGGGAGCGCTACGAGGCCCGGCTGGAGGCGGAGATGAAGAACCACCAGCCATGGGGGCGAGGTGGAGGAGGGGCCCCGCTGCGGGACAGCACTGGAAACCTCATTG CTGATCTCAATCGGATGCACAAGCTGAACGAGGAGGCCTACAGCAACCCGGAGcagtggcagaggagagccatGATGGCCCGTCGAGCAGAGCAGCCCGACCCCAACGAGAGGGTCTCTG GCTTCACTCACGTCCACACCCCCCAGTTTGCTAGAGGCAACGTTTTCTCCAACCAGGCCACcgagcagcagctgcaggagcaGGACAAGTACAAAGCTTACCTCAAACAGCAG ATTGAAGAGAAATTACGTAAAAAAGCAGAGGAGCGGGAACGAaccagacaggaggaggagaaagaggagaagaggctggCAGAGCAGAGGGCTCGCATCCAGAGGGAGTacgaggaagagcaggagaggaggaaacgCAAGGAACTGGAG CAAAAGGCCAAGAATGAGGAGCTGATTCAGCTGGCAGAGCAGAGGAAGATGGgagcagagaggaagaagaaagaggaggaggagaaggagaacgCAGCACTGAGGAGACAatatgagagagagaggcagacaCGAGTGGAGGAG GTCTGCAGGGAGCCTTCACCTCCGATCCCCACTCTGCAGAAGAAACATGGGCAGCAGCAGAACCCCCCCAGACCCCCCACCGTCGACAGCCAGCACTCTGCTGCTCCTTTTTCT GAGCGCTCTCTGTCGGGTCTGGAGTCCCCTCCTGTCCCTGCCTGCAGGAACCAGCTCAGAGCTGCAG GACACCGCCATGACTTGTTCAGCGAGCTGTCAGCATTACGGCAGCAGCTTCGTAGCGAACAGAAACGCCTGGAGAGTCGTCTGCAGCAGGAGGACTGGGAGGACCTGGATTCTCCGACCAGCTTCAG ACATCGGGAGCGTCCCACTGTGGATGTGTTTGACATGGCCAGGCTCCGTCTCCAGGCTCCGGTCCGAAGACCGAACTCCAGAAACATGGAGCCCAGAAACCTGCTGCGTATCCACGACTCCCTTCAGCTCAAATACAGAG ATGGAGAGTCCAGGCTGCAGGGAACAGGTCTGACCAGCAGGAGGAGCCGCAACTACAGAGATTCTCACcaccagttcagcagccagagATCAACAGTCCAGGATG atTATTTAGATCTGTCCCCATCTCAGCAAAATGATTATCAG aggaATGCGAGGGGGGAATCTGAAAGAGGTTTTCTGCTTGAGTCGGAGAGCGCTTTCATTG ACCCGCTTGGTGACGCCTCCCCAGTGCCGCAAGCTCCAGAACTCGAACGGATCGGTATGTCGGCCcgggagaggaggaggctggCCAAGCAGTCGCAGCGCCCCCAG GAACGAGGCGCTTCCAGCCAGCGTCTCGGGCATCATGAAGATTATCCCGACCACTCAGGTAACCAACGGCAACGAGAAGCAGAGCCGGGCGGTGAGTGGAGGAGCCGGAACCGGACAGGACGTATGATGGCTCTCAGTCGTCGTGGCAACACAGCCG GACCGCTGGATGTGTCTGATGAGGACTCCTCCCCTCACAGTCTGAACCATCAGAGCTCCATGGAAACAGTCGCCACGGATCCCTGGACGCGACCGGGAACGTCAGACACGCTGAAATGTTTGGACCGACCTCTGAGGAGACACCGACCGACTACGTAG
- the LOC121642699 gene encoding centrosome and spindle pole-associated protein 1-like isoform X2: protein MDEELESFIRERKARMAADKASLQQDPPYMQIKAEPHRAYGSTVKENIPPQFTAHGKDESCIVGLPLGVEYEKKKQRLQHQLRMDYRRFMSQKNHFDHEDPGALIFYDNRRPNKTTATLQLPLEDQASVFPKQTRGLRLAEVSSSSPEVDGGPASVLPRHRERREMPVEQNSEEDEEMESRRRSNLGTSYERSQSTGNDGRVKRENVVGVGREGRRPRSLRKHEDTEFVTGLLIGAADTDEALQRRKERYRHELQEQIAEQHRNKKREKDLELKVAATGANDPEKQPDRIRQFGLNRRRGPLLLEPLATGESGSSSRAAPSNKKREREMPPPEQPHVAFQSPLLEYSSALGLSPTGQPSAPSFPSAMDIPRNPVYLSHPPPLSEACRTPYGEPHQYYGTRNLLDPNMAYYSNLPVPSAGYPMSYWSGPPGGAVSSQFGDRSPHSLHSGCSFPEPSMYSCRPSNESAAVDSHASGFPPERSRSARDRILSYREALKQQIQEQQERRRLEQEERERYEARLEAEMKNHQPWGRGGGGAPLRDSTGNLIADLNRMHKLNEEAYSNPEQWQRRAMMARRAEQPDPNERVSGTVAECSNHDNSDRLPGFTHVHTPQFARGNVFSNQATEQQLQEQDKYKAYLKQQIEEKLRKKAEERERTRQEEEKEEKRLAEQRARIQREYEEEQERRKRKELEQKAKNEELIQLAEQRKMGAERKKKEEEEKENAALRRQYERERQTRVEEVCREPSPPIPTLQKKHGQQQNPPRPPTVDSQHSAAPFSERSLSGLESPPVPACRNQLRAAGHRHDLFSELSALRQQLRSEQKRLESRLQQEDWEDLDSPTSFRHRERPTVDVFDMARLRLQAPVRRPNSRNMEPRNLLRIHDSLQLKYRDGESRLQGTGLTSRRSRNYRDSHHQFSSQRSTVQDDYLDLSPSQQNDYQRNARGESERGFLLESESAFIDPLGDASPVPQAPELERIGMSARERRRLAKQSQRPQERGASSQRLGHHEDYPDHSGNQRQREAEPGGEWRSRNRTGRMMALSRRGNTAGPLDVSDEDSSPHSLNHQSSMETVATDPWTRPGTSDTLKCLDRPLRRHRPTT, encoded by the exons ATGGATGAGgagctggagagcttcatcAGAGAGCGCAAAGCGCGCATGGCCGCGGATAAAGCCAGTTTACAGCAAGACCCACCTTACATGCAAATAAAG GCTGAACCTCACAGAGCCTATGGGTCCACTGTTAAAGAGAACATCCCCCCCCAGTTTACAGCACATGGAAAAG ATGAGAGTTGCATTGTGGGTCTACCTCTGGGTGTGGAGTatgagaagaagaaacagaggcTGCAGCACCAGCTTCGTATGGACTACAGGCGCTTCATGTCTCAG AAGAACCACTTTGACCATGAAGACCCTGgagctttaattttttatgacaACAGACGACCCAACAAG ACCACAGCTACACTACAGCTCCCACTTGAAGACCAGGCGAGCGTTTTCCCCAAACAGACCAGAGGGCTGCGCCTCGCTGAGGTTAGCAGCTCCTCTCCCGAGGTGGACGGGGGGCCTGCATCAGTACTTCCCAGGCATCGTGAACGACGAGAGATGCCGGTGGAGCAGAATTCAGAGGAGGACGAGGAGATGGAAAGCAGAAGGCGAAGCAATCTGGGAACCAGTTATGAGAGAAGTCAATCCACTGGAAATGATGGCAG GGTAAAGAGGGAAAACGTCGTAGGTGTGGGCAGAGAAGGAAGGAGACCGAGATCGCTGCGCAAACATGAGGACACCGAGTTTGTCACTGGTCTGTTAATAG gaGCGGCCGATACAGACGAGGCTTTACAGCGGAGGAAGGAGCGTTACAGACACGAGCTGCAGGAGCAGATAGCCGAGCAGCACCGTAACAAGAAGAG GGAAAAAGACTTGGAGCTGAAAGTTGCTGCAACAGGAGCAAATGACCCCGAGAAACAG CCAGACCGGATCAGACAGTTTGGACTGAACAGGCGGAGGGGTCCTCTGCTTCTAGAGCCTCTAGCAACAGGAGAGAGTGGATCATCATCCAGAGCTGCACCCAGCAACAAGAAGAGGGAAAGAGAAATGCCTCCTCCTGAGCAGCCTCATGTTGCCTTCCAGTCCCCCCTGCTGGAGTACAGCTCCGCCCTCGGCCTGTCTCCCACCGGTCAGCCCTCTGCTCCGTCATTCCCAAGCGCCATGGACATTCCCAG AAATCCTGTGTATCTTTCTCATCCTCCTCCACTGAGTGAAGCTTGCAGAACCCCGTATGGAGAACCCCATCAGTACTACGGCACCAGAAACCTGCTGGACCCAAACATGGCCTACT ACAGTAACTTACCAGTTCCCAGTGCTGGGTACCCCATGTCCTACTGGAGCGGACCACCAGGGGGAGCTGTGTCCAGCCAGTTTGGTGACCGTAGCCCTCACAGTCTGCACAGTGGCTGCAGCTTCCCTGAGCCTTCAATGTA TTCCTGCCGTCCCAGCAATGAGAGCGCCGCTGTGGATTCTCATGCCAGCGGCTTCCCTCCAGAGAGATCCAGATCAGCCAGAGACAGGATTCTGAGCTACAGGGAGGCCCTGAAGCAACAG ATCCAGGAGCAACAAGAACGCAGGCGTCTGGAGCAGGAGGAGAGGGAGCGCTACGAGGCCCGGCTGGAGGCGGAGATGAAGAACCACCAGCCATGGGGGCGAGGTGGAGGAGGGGCCCCGCTGCGGGACAGCACTGGAAACCTCATTG CTGATCTCAATCGGATGCACAAGCTGAACGAGGAGGCCTACAGCAACCCGGAGcagtggcagaggagagccatGATGGCCCGTCGAGCAGAGCAGCCCGACCCCAACGAGAGGGTCTCTGGTACTGTAGCAGAGTGCAGTAACCATGACAATAGTGACAGGTTGCCTG GCTTCACTCACGTCCACACCCCCCAGTTTGCTAGAGGCAACGTTTTCTCCAACCAGGCCACcgagcagcagctgcaggagcaGGACAAGTACAAAGCTTACCTCAAACAGCAG ATTGAAGAGAAATTACGTAAAAAAGCAGAGGAGCGGGAACGAaccagacaggaggaggagaaagaggagaagaggctggCAGAGCAGAGGGCTCGCATCCAGAGGGAGTacgaggaagagcaggagaggaggaaacgCAAGGAACTGGAG CAAAAGGCCAAGAATGAGGAGCTGATTCAGCTGGCAGAGCAGAGGAAGATGGgagcagagaggaagaagaaagaggaggaggagaaggagaacgCAGCACTGAGGAGACAatatgagagagagaggcagacaCGAGTGGAGGAG GTCTGCAGGGAGCCTTCACCTCCGATCCCCACTCTGCAGAAGAAACATGGGCAGCAGCAGAACCCCCCCAGACCCCCCACCGTCGACAGCCAGCACTCTGCTGCTCCTTTTTCT GAGCGCTCTCTGTCGGGTCTGGAGTCCCCTCCTGTCCCTGCCTGCAGGAACCAGCTCAGAGCTGCAG GACACCGCCATGACTTGTTCAGCGAGCTGTCAGCATTACGGCAGCAGCTTCGTAGCGAACAGAAACGCCTGGAGAGTCGTCTGCAGCAGGAGGACTGGGAGGACCTGGATTCTCCGACCAGCTTCAG ACATCGGGAGCGTCCCACTGTGGATGTGTTTGACATGGCCAGGCTCCGTCTCCAGGCTCCGGTCCGAAGACCGAACTCCAGAAACATGGAGCCCAGAAACCTGCTGCGTATCCACGACTCCCTTCAGCTCAAATACAGAG ATGGAGAGTCCAGGCTGCAGGGAACAGGTCTGACCAGCAGGAGGAGCCGCAACTACAGAGATTCTCACcaccagttcagcagccagagATCAACAGTCCAGGATG atTATTTAGATCTGTCCCCATCTCAGCAAAATGATTATCAG aggaATGCGAGGGGGGAATCTGAAAGAGGTTTTCTGCTTGAGTCGGAGAGCGCTTTCATTG ACCCGCTTGGTGACGCCTCCCCAGTGCCGCAAGCTCCAGAACTCGAACGGATCGGTATGTCGGCCcgggagaggaggaggctggCCAAGCAGTCGCAGCGCCCCCAG GAACGAGGCGCTTCCAGCCAGCGTCTCGGGCATCATGAAGATTATCCCGACCACTCAGGTAACCAACGGCAACGAGAAGCAGAGCCGGGCGGTGAGTGGAGGAGCCGGAACCGGACAGGACGTATGATGGCTCTCAGTCGTCGTGGCAACACAGCCG GACCGCTGGATGTGTCTGATGAGGACTCCTCCCCTCACAGTCTGAACCATCAGAGCTCCATGGAAACAGTCGCCACGGATCCCTGGACGCGACCGGGAACGTCAGACACGCTGAAATGTTTGGACCGACCTCTGAGGAGACACCGACCGACTACGTAG